In the bacterium SCSIO 12741 genome, GAAGGAGTAGCGACGGTTGCGTTTCAAGAAGTCCGAGTGATCTTGATAAGATTGGTAGACGGAAGAGTAGACCCTAAAGCATTCGTCCTTCGCATCATCGTCCATGTAAAACCGTTTTCCAGTCCAGGAGGAGTGGCATTTGATCCCAAAATGGTTTTTAGCTTCCCGGGCCAATTTTGAGTTTCCGTAGTCACTCTCCAGCATGCCCTGAGCCAGGGTAATACTCGCAGGGACGCCACTTTTCAGCATTTCCGCTACGGCGTCTTGATCAAAAAACTCAATGTATTCTTTAGGAGAAATGCGGGCAAGTGCTAACTGACAGGTCAAAACCAGTCCAGTCACCCAGAGGTATTTTAAAATGGACTTCCCCACAAAAACAAAATTATAGGCCCTAGGATGTGACTTGGGCAAAAAGGATGCCGGTTTCGAACAGAGCGGTGTTGAACGTGTGAATTCTGAATTTTGAATGTTGAATTTTGAAATCTGAATGGGGGCGAGTTAATACCAATTAGAATTCAATACTCCAACAGAACTCCATGCCTTTGTTTCATGCCTGCATTGCCCTGCAAACCTCCGGTATGAACTACTACGATGCTCGAACCCTCTGGAAAATAATCGGTTTCGAGGCGCTGAATCAAGCCAAAGAAAAGCTTTGCGGTATAAACCAGGTCTAATGGAATGTGGTGCTCCCGGTAGAAGCTATTGGCGAAGGCAACCAAATCGTCTGTAATTCGAGCATACCCTCCAAAATGGAAATCCGTCCACAGCTCTGGAATGGTGGGTTTAGTCTCAAAAATTTTCCACAAAGCCGCTACTTCGTTGGTAATGAATTCACCCGATTTGAGAACGGGAACTCCAATGGCTTGTTGATTTTTGGATAGGGCAGAAGCAATACCGGCTAATGTAGTGCCTGTACCGGATGCCGTAAGGATATAATCAAAGGGCTCTTCTATTTCGTTAACCAATTCGGCGCAGCCTTGCATTCCTTGTACAGAATATCCACCCTCAGGAACCAAATGGACGGAACCGAACTGATCCCTTACCTGGTCAAGAAATTCGGTTGAATTTTTTTGGCGGTACTGTTCTCGGGAAATGAAATGCAGCTCCATACCGTGATCTTCGGCAAATTGCAGGGTAGGATTTAGCGGAGAGATGCGTTCCCCTCGAACCAGGGCGATGGTTTTGATTCCGGATAAATGTCCTGCGGCAGCTGTTGCCGCCAAGTGGTTGGAATAGGCTCCGCCAAAAGTGAGAATGGGTCGATTTTGTTGTTGGGCCTCTTGGAGGTGGTACTTCAGTTTACGCCATTTGTTCCCCGATATTTCTGGATGGATGAGATCATCCCGCTTGATCCATACCTGAATGTTTCGCCCATGAGCCTCAGGCAGGTTAAGTGATTGAACCGGAGAAGGAATTGTAAGATTCATGCAAAAAAAAGCCCCGAATTTTTAAAGACGGGGGCCAAAATTAAGTGTTGTTCAATTATTTAACCGGGTAGTAAATTTCGATAATCCATTTGCTCGGATCTTCTTCCTGCGTTGGATCGGTTACGTAAACTTCCCACGGTGCACCGGTAATTTCGATGTCATTGTCATCAGCGTATTTGGCAATGGAAAGGTGAGCGGTTTCCGTTTCCTCATAAGGGCCGGTAAAAACCACTTTCAGTACATTTCCTGCGTAAGACTCCATAGCGTCTACTTTGCGCTTGCCTTTGTCTACTGGAATACCCGCTTCAACGGTCGTATTCTTTCCATCCCAGTTGTGGTAAATGGCGAATGGATATCCAGTAGGAGCTACTTTTTTCTCATCCAAGATTTGCTTCACTTCGCCGTAGAGCATGCCCAATGTTTGAGACAATTCTTCTACCGAACAACTGTCAACCGAAGAAACATAGAAGAAAGAAGAAGTTGTGGTTTCTTCCACCGGTAGCATTTCGAAGTCTTCAGGATACTCCATACTTGGGGCTTCTTCTTTCATGACACTGGCCTTAGCCGCTCGAGCTTCAGCAATTTCTTTGATCGCCTTTAGTCCCTGCTCGAACTTAGGGCCAATCATATCGTCGATCATTTTACCCACCGGGCGCATTTCGAAAGGAAGATCTGCTTTGTCGTACCAGGTAAGTAGCGATCCGCTATCGGTTGCAACGCAGTTGAAACCTCCGTCAGAAACCATTTGCCAGGGGTGTTCGAAAATGATGGTGTAGCGAATAGAATCGTCGCCATAAATTTGGTTCATGGT is a window encoding:
- a CDS encoding 1-aminocyclopropane-1-carboxylate deaminase/D-cysteine desulfhydrase; the protein is MNLTIPSPVQSLNLPEAHGRNIQVWIKRDDLIHPEISGNKWRKLKYHLQEAQQQNRPILTFGGAYSNHLAATAAAGHLSGIKTIALVRGERISPLNPTLQFAEDHGMELHFISREQYRQKNSTEFLDQVRDQFGSVHLVPEGGYSVQGMQGCAELVNEIEEPFDYILTASGTGTTLAGIASALSKNQQAIGVPVLKSGEFITNEVAALWKIFETKPTIPELWTDFHFGGYARITDDLVAFANSFYREHHIPLDLVYTAKLFFGLIQRLETDYFPEGSSIVVVHTGGLQGNAGMKQRHGVLLEY
- a CDS encoding SRPBCC family protein, producing the protein MKVFKLILGILFVVLILIAFWWATLADNYYVERRISIKATPAQIMASTKSFKNWKNWSPWQKADPEAKFTYEGEDGTVGSSMRWDSKADTVGIGTMTMNQIYGDDSIRYTIIFEHPWQMVSDGGFNCVATDSGSLLTWYDKADLPFEMRPVGKMIDDMIGPKFEQGLKAIKEIAEARAAKASVMKEEAPSMEYPEDFEMLPVEETTTSSFFYVSSVDSCSVEELSQTLGMLYGEVKQILDEKKVAPTGYPFAIYHNWDGKNTTVEAGIPVDKGKRKVDAMESYAGNVLKVVFTGPYEETETAHLSIAKYADDNDIEITGAPWEVYVTDPTQEEDPSKWIIEIYYPVK